The genome window CCAAGCCTTCAAGCCTGCGTACGGGAACGTCGTTGCGTTCCCATATGCCTCTGGGATGAAGCTCTTCCACCAGGGCATCCACCACATCCTGTTTAAATCTTTCCATGCCAAGCGCAAGGCACTGAAGAACAAGGATATCATCAAACGCGTCCACGATCAGCGCGGGCAGCCTGTCGCTTTCAGCAAAAACAACACGACAGCTTTTCAGATCGGCAAAAGAACGCCTGTATTCTACCGCTTCATGGATCCGGCGGAAGATCAATGCACGGTCCACAGCTTCATCTTCATGATAGGTCAAAATCCGCAGAGCGATCTGACTGTTTGGATTATAGTAACCCCTGGCAAGGAACCGGCCCTTCGAACTTATTATATCAACCGTATCGCCGGGCAGGCACTGGGCATCAACCTGGTCTATATCACTTTTGAAGATCCAGGGATGCAAAGTATAAACACGTTTTTCTTTTCCGGGTTTCAGCGTGATTTTTGCTGCCATAGATCATCAGACCTCCTCAAGGTTTTTCTCAAACACCAGCCTGTCTTCCCGGATACCGCCGGGAAGCTCAAAGGATCCGGGTATGGTTTCAACCAGCGTAAATCCCAGTTTCTCAAACACGTGGATCATGCGCTTGTTTCTGCCCATGGTATCGCCGATAACTGTCTTCATTCCGAACTGCTCCCGGGCCGCTTCCAGACCCAGCCTGATCGCTTCGGTTCCTATTCCGCGGTTTTTCACCAGATCATTCTGCAGGATGATCCCGAATTCACATTTTTTGCTTACGGGGTCCATTCTTTTCAGCTGGAATGAGCCAACGGGCACTCCGTCCTGGAAAATACCGAAATGCGCGTAGTTTTCCCTGTATCCTCCGTGGTTATAGGCATAGGAACGGGATATCTGCTCTTTATTATATACAAAAGGAACCGGATCCATCAACGGATCTGATATATATCCCTTGAAAAACTGATGATATTCCTTCTCTGTAAAGCATCTCAATTCAACCATGCCTGTGCTTGACCTTCCTTTCAGAGTAAATGTATAATGGGCAAAAAGGAGGTGTTCCGGAACGATGGCCGTACATAAACAATGTGTACTGTATGACCGGGAGTGTATCGGCTGCGGGGAATGCGACCGCTGCGATCTCGATCCGGAAAAAATCTGTGACAACTGTATGAAGTGTGTCAACGGAGACGCGGAATACCGCGGAATCGGTATTGACGGTATTGTACTGGAACATGAGGAGGATACCGAAGAACCCTAAACCTTCTGCCAGTACAAAAAGCTTATCTATTATATCGGCCTCACTGCTGTTTGGCAATCATAAACAATGAAAGGTCCGAACGGAATGAAGATCACTTTTATCGGCGCGGCACACCAGGTCACCGGAAGCTGTACGCTTGTGGAATGGATGGATGACCGTTATTTCCTGGTTGATTACGGAATGGAACAGGGTGAAAACGAGTACGTCCGGTCAGAGCTTCCCGTAGCGCCTTCCAGGATAGAATACGTTTTCCTGACCCATGCCCATATTGATCATTCCGGTCTGCTGCCGCTCCTCTACAAGCAGGGATTCCGCGGAGCAGTGTATGCCACGCCTGAAACCGCAAACCTCTGCTCGATCATGCTGGCAGACAGTGCCCATATCCAGGAAACCGATGCCGCATACGAAACCAAAAAGAACCTGCGCCACAGCGGTGCTGTGGTGGAACCGCTTTATACAGCCGAAGACGCGGCTGGCACGATGGAACTGTTCAGGCCCTGCCTGTATGGAGAGGTTTATATGATCGATGAAGGGCTGTCTGTCCGGTTTACAGACGCGGGCCATCTTCTTGGCTCCTCCTTCATTGAATTTTTCCTGGAAGACCGGGGCATCAAAAAGAAGCTTGTCTGCAGCGGAGACGTGGGAAACACTGATCAGCCGATCATCAATAATCCGCAGCAAATCAAAGAAGCTGATTACCTGCTGATCGAATCCACATACGGAACACGGCTGCATGAATCCGTGCAGGCACCTGTTCCTGCGCTGACCGAGATCCTCAGGCAGACATTCAGCAGGGGAGGCACTGTCATTATTCCTTCCTTTGCTGTGGGCCGAACGCAGGAGATCCTGTATTTCCTCCGGGAGATCAAACAGAATCATATGCTGCCGGAATTCCAGTCTTTTCCCGTATATGTGGACAGCCCGCTCGCAAACGAAGCTACGGCTGTCTTCCTGCAGTGCAGCAAGGACTGCCTGGATCCGGCCACAAAGGAGATCATGGCGGACGGACAGAATCCCATCTGGTTTGACGGACTGAATACCATTGTCTCCTCTGAGGAATCAAAAGCGCTGAATACAGATCAGACACCCAAGGTCATCATTTCCTCCGGCGGTATGTGCGAAGGCGGCCGGATCAGGCATCACCTGAAACATAACCTCTGGGACAAAAGGAATACGATCCTGTTTGCCGGATACCAGGCCAACGGCACCCTGGGAAGAATTATCTATGACGGTGCAGCGACTGTGAAGATCCTGGGCGAGGAAATCGACGTCAATGCCCAGGTGGCGCTGCTGGCCGGAATTTCCGGACACGCTGACAGGGACGGACTGATAAACTGGGTTGCTTCCTTTGAGCAAAAACCTGCTGTTGTATTTGTCAATCACGGGGATGATGAGTCCTGTACAGGACTGGCGGAAGCTGTCTGTGAGAAATTCAGCCTGCAGGCCTGCGCTCCGTATTCGGGTTCGGAATTCGACCTGCTGAAAGGGGAGTGGATCAGGCTTACAGAACCTGTATACAGGCAGAAACAGGCCGGTGAATCTGTCCGTGACGCTGCGCCGCGTTCCCGCCGCGATGATGTTTTCAGGGATCTGATCAGCGCTGTAAAGAAACTGACCGTCTATGCCGAAAGCCTGAAGGGACATTCCAACAGCGAACTGAAAAAGCTGACGAAGCGTATCCTTGAACTGACAGAAAAATAAAAGACATAACATGATCCGGTCCCAAAATAGTGGACCGGATCATGTTTTACTGATGAAAATCAGGATCACCCGGAAGATGGACATGTTCCGCAGCCATTCTTCTGCGAGCGTCTGTCATGTCCGCGTAGTGTTTACGGGTGGTATCCACGGAAGTATGGCCGAGTACGTCCGCCACCAGGTAAATATCTCCTGTTTCATTATACAGATTGGTGGCGTACGTGCTTCTGAGCTTATGCGGGCTGATTTTGGTCTTCAGGGGCGCAGCAACAGCAGCATATTTTTTGACCAGGTTCTGTACGGCACGCTGTGTGATCCTGCGCCGCTGAAGGCTCAGGAACAGGGCGTCTTCATGACCTTCCACGGCCTCTGTACGGGAACGTTCCTCCATATATTCGGCCAGCGCATCTGCCACTTCAGGCGGGAAATATAGCACAACCTGGTTTCCGCCTTTGCGTGTGACAATAAAAGCATTGTTTTCAAGGTCAACATCCGCAATATTGATACCGACGCATTCACTGACGCGGATTCCGGTGCCCAGGAACAGGGAGAGGATCGCGAAATCACGTTTTGCCGTCAGTTTCTGGTATTTCTGCTGATGATTGGTCAGCTGGTCACCGGTCTGCGCCTGGTCCAGCAAACGAACCATTTCGTCCTTATTCAGGCGGATAATCGGTTTCTCATGGATCTTGGGGAGGGGGACAAGCTCGGTCACGTTGGAGGAGATCCGCTGGTTTTTGAACAGATAATCATAAAAGGAGCGAATGGAACAAAGTTTTCTTTTAATCGCCAGTTCATGATTTACATATACTTTGTTAGGTACCGAAGAATCATCTTCATTCTTCAGGTAGTAGGTCAGGTATTCGGTGTAGGCGATGATATCGGTTCTGTCGAGTTTTTCCAGGTCCTGGTCCGTCATAAAGCGTAGGGGCTTATCGGAAAAGCTGATGCGTTCATTGTGCAGAAAGGTGAAAAATGTATTCAGATCGATGGCATATGCGAGCCTCGTCAGCGTGCTAGTGGATATAGCGATGGACCGGATAAAATCACCGCAGGCCTGAGGAAGGTCGTGGGTGATATCACGAATCTGCAGGATACGTTTCGCATCCATATCTTCTCTGTAACGATTGGTTCTCTCTGCCATGGGAACAGACCCTCCCGGAACGTTATAGCCCTGTAAACGCTTTTTCAGGTCCAACTATTCGTAAAACTGTGGTTTAGCGAATAGTTATATATCTGTGCTTATGATATCATGACCGGCCCGGTCTGTCAACCAGCATCCTGTATGACTGTATTTTCTGCTTCCTGCTTCATAGATGTTTTGTGTCAGCTGATCATTTCTGCACGAAAAAAAAGGGAGTCATTCCTCCCCTTTCAGTTGTACCGTTCTGTAAGTATGGCCCACAGCCGGCAGGAAACGTTCCAGGACATCAGCCGTTTTCATTTTCAGGCTGGATGTGCAGACACAGGGATGGCATCCGATGTATTCATCCTTCAGTATATCCTCGTCGATCAGCAGCCGGACGCTGTGTTCCCTGTCGTTCATCAGGCCCATAATGCTCACAGCTCCAGGCTCGATATCCAGGTATTTCAGCATATCTTCCGCTTCCGCAAAGGACAAACGCGCTGAATTGATCTGTGCAGACAGCTGTTTGGTCTTGAATTTCTTGCCGCCGGGCATCATCAGCAGGTAAAAAGCCGTCTTCTGCCGGTTGCAAAGGAACAGATTCTTGCAGATCACAACATTGAGTACTGCGTCAATCGCGTTGCAGGCTTCCATTGTATCCGCGCGTTCATGATCGGTCCGTTGATAAGAAATTCCCAGTTTATCCAGGAAATCATAGGTGCGTATTTCCCTGGCCAGCCTTCCGGAAACGTCTTCAGGCCTGCCTTCATAAAGGATCATAGCCATTCTCCGCCTGTAATACTTTGATTATTTCTGCTCTTCGGCAGGTTCTGTGTTGATTCTCCTGTATTCATCGATCGCGGCCCTGGCCAGCTCATCGCACCGGTTGTTCTCCGGATGGTCCGCGTGACCTTTAACCTTGATGAATGTCACGTTGTGTTTCGTTGTCTGTGCGGACAGGATAAACCACAGGTCCTGGTTTTCCACTTTGGCCCCGCTGCTTGTTTTCCAGCCGTTTTTCTTCCAGTTTTCGATCCAGTGGTCATTGAAAGCCTGGACCAGGTAATTGCTGTCAGAATAGAGCTTCACATTGCAGGGCTCTTTCAGGGCGCCCAGACCGCTGATGGCTGCGAAAAGTTCCATCCGGTTGTTGGTTGTCCCGGCCATATATCCGCTCAGCTC of Aristaeella lactis contains these proteins:
- a CDS encoding GNAT family N-acetyltransferase, giving the protein MVELRCFTEKEYHQFFKGYISDPLMDPVPFVYNKEQISRSYAYNHGGYRENYAHFGIFQDGVPVGSFQLKRMDPVSKKCEFGIILQNDLVKNRGIGTEAIRLGLEAAREQFGMKTVIGDTMGRNKRMIHVFEKLGFTLVETIPGSFELPGGIREDRLVFEKNLEEV
- a CDS encoding MBL fold metallo-hydrolase RNA specificity domain-containing protein → MKITFIGAAHQVTGSCTLVEWMDDRYFLVDYGMEQGENEYVRSELPVAPSRIEYVFLTHAHIDHSGLLPLLYKQGFRGAVYATPETANLCSIMLADSAHIQETDAAYETKKNLRHSGAVVEPLYTAEDAAGTMELFRPCLYGEVYMIDEGLSVRFTDAGHLLGSSFIEFFLEDRGIKKKLVCSGDVGNTDQPIINNPQQIKEADYLLIESTYGTRLHESVQAPVPALTEILRQTFSRGGTVIIPSFAVGRTQEILYFLREIKQNHMLPEFQSFPVYVDSPLANEATAVFLQCSKDCLDPATKEIMADGQNPIWFDGLNTIVSSEESKALNTDQTPKVIISSGGMCEGGRIRHHLKHNLWDKRNTILFAGYQANGTLGRIIYDGAATVKILGEEIDVNAQVALLAGISGHADRDGLINWVASFEQKPAVVFVNHGDDESCTGLAEAVCEKFSLQACAPYSGSEFDLLKGEWIRLTEPVYRQKQAGESVRDAAPRSRRDDVFRDLISAVKKLTVYAESLKGHSNSELKKLTKRILELTEK
- a CDS encoding tyrosine-type recombinase/integrase, with amino-acid sequence MAERTNRYREDMDAKRILQIRDITHDLPQACGDFIRSIAISTSTLTRLAYAIDLNTFFTFLHNERISFSDKPLRFMTDQDLEKLDRTDIIAYTEYLTYYLKNEDDSSVPNKVYVNHELAIKRKLCSIRSFYDYLFKNQRISSNVTELVPLPKIHEKPIIRLNKDEMVRLLDQAQTGDQLTNHQQKYQKLTAKRDFAILSLFLGTGIRVSECVGINIADVDLENNAFIVTRKGGNQVVLYFPPEVADALAEYMEERSRTEAVEGHEDALFLSLQRRRITQRAVQNLVKKYAAVAAPLKTKISPHKLRSTYATNLYNETGDIYLVADVLGHTSVDTTRKHYADMTDARRRMAAEHVHLPGDPDFHQ
- a CDS encoding prolyl-tRNA synthetase associated domain-containing protein: MILYEGRPEDVSGRLAREIRTYDFLDKLGISYQRTDHERADTMEACNAIDAVLNVVICKNLFLCNRQKTAFYLLMMPGGKKFKTKQLSAQINSARLSFAEAEDMLKYLDIEPGAVSIMGLMNDREHSVRLLIDEDILKDEYIGCHPCVCTSSLKMKTADVLERFLPAVGHTYRTVQLKGEE
- the rnhA gene encoding ribonuclease HI produces the protein MDENRKSVNIYTDGACSGNPGPGGWAAILEFGPHRKELSGYMAGTTNNRMELFAAISGLGALKEPCNVKLYSDSNYLVQAFNDHWIENWKKNGWKTSSGAKVENQDLWFILSAQTTKHNVTFIKVKGHADHPENNRCDELARAAIDEYRRINTEPAEEQK